In Ipomoea triloba cultivar NCNSP0323 chromosome 15, ASM357664v1, one genomic interval encodes:
- the LOC116007682 gene encoding pre-mRNA-processing ATP-dependent RNA helicase prp5-like isoform X6 — MDSDGHNSAREKVGAAGAFRRPSNDAANRKYRRRSPVGESSSDGSPARERSLSPVPPTEACEKNDDSQRRKDDERDLGRDSGRTQHGRSGESHRHSDRQSSRSTHSHRRHDEYTRHSRNEDNDERENLKSYSHHHRNSRGRDYSDHSRQENDHRSRDYPRDVDKYSRDKYGSSGHRSRDKEKESSSLECQKYKEKDSSSDRIGSDNRYTNYGIEDGRSGERDKHKEYRDSRDEKTDHKRNLGEYKSDHSHAYKESRGHRNESTLKKDGSGHRLKEAALPDYMELGGGKYTKEDKKKYDDGERFKERQSREKEKYEDRNLSSSRCQESSAKRSKFYSIDDGSTEHVKDDEKQSSSKQGQVPPGEVTLEQGVKDSDIDAAKVAAMKAAELVNRNLIGTGYMTTDQKKKLLWGSKKSTNDTEKSSAHNWDTSTFGDRERQEKFNKLMSLRLPWYIWPIVGCEG; from the exons ATGGACTCGGATGGGCACAATTCAGCCCGGGAGAAGGTTGGTGCTGCCGGTGCTTTTCGCAGGCCGTCCAACGATGCCGCTAATCGGAAATATCGACGTCGGTCTCCAGTTGGCGAATCATCCTCGGACG GTAGTCCTGCCCGTGAGAGGAGCTTGAGTCCAGTTCCACCAACGGAAGCTTGTGAAAAAAATGATGATTCTCAGCGAAGGAAGGATGATGAAAGGGATTTAGGGAGAGACTCTGGTAGGACTCAACATGGCAGAAGTGGTGAGTCGCACAGACATTCTGATCGACAATCCTCTAGGAGTACTCATAGTCACCGCAGGCATGATGAGTATACAAGACATAGCAGGAATGAAGATAATGATGAAAGAGAGAATTTAAAATCATATTCTCATCATCATCGGAACTCAAGAGGAAGAGACTATTCTGATCACTCTAGGCAAGAAAATGACCATAGGTCGAGAGACTATCCACGTGATGTTGATAAATACTCCCGAGATAAGTATGGTTCTTCAGGGCACAGAAGCAGGGATAAGGAAAAGGAAAGCTCATCTCTTGAGTGTCAAAAGTACAAAGAAAAAGATTCATCATCTGATAGAATTGGGTCTGATAATAGGTATACTAACTATGGCATTGAAGATGGTAGGTCTGGAGAAAGGGATAAGCATAAGGAATATAGAGATAGCCGAGATGAGAAGACAGACCATAAGAGGAATTTAGGAGAGTATAAAAGTGATCACTCACATGCTTACAAAGAATCCAGGGGCCACCGCAATGAGTCAACTTTAAAAAAGGATGGCTCTGGCCATCGTCTAAAAGAAGCTGCTCTGCCTGATTATATGGAGTTGGGTGGTGGAAAGTACACCAAAGAGGATAAAAAGAAATATGATGATGGGGAAAGGTTCAAGGAGCGGCAAAGTCGAGAAAAAGAGAAGTATGAGGACAGAAACTTATCTTCAAGTAGATGTCAGGAGTCTTCTGCAAAGAGGTCCAAATTTTATAGCATTGATGATGGCAGCACAGAGCATGTAAAAGAtg ACGAAAAGCAGTCGTCTTCAAAACAAGGCCAAGTGCCTCCTGGTGAAGTCACTTTGGAGCAGGGTGTGAAAGACTCTGATATAGATGCTGCAAAAGTTGCTGCCATGAAGGCCGCTGAATTAG TTAATAGGAATCTTATTGGAACTGGTTACATGACTACTGATCAGAAGAAGAAGCTGTTGTGGGGAAGTAAAAAGAGCACAAATGATACTGAAAAG tcatcaGCTCATAACTGGGATACATCAACATTTGGTGACCGTGAACGACAGgaaaaattcaacaaactcATG AGTCTGAGGTTGCCTTGGTACATATGGCCAATTGTAGGGTGTGAAGGGTGA
- the LOC116007682 gene encoding arginine/serine-rich coiled-coil protein 2-like isoform X4 yields the protein MDSDGHNSAREKVGAAGAFRRPSNDAANRKYRRRSPVGESSSDGSPARERSLSPVPPTEACEKNDDSQRRKDDERDLGRDSGRTQHGRSGESHRHSDRQSSRSTHSHRRHDEYTRHSRNEDNDERENLKSYSHHHRNSRGRDYSDHSRQENDHRSRDYPRDVDKYSRDKYGSSGHRSRDKEKESSSLECQKYKEKDSSSDRIGSDNRYTNYGIEDGRSGERDKHKEYRDSRDEKTDHKRNLGEYKSDHSHAYKESRGHRNESTLKKDGSGHRLKEAALPDYMELGGGKYTKEDKKKYDDGERFKERQSREKEKYEDRNLSSSRCQESSAKRSKFYSIDDGSTEHVKDDEKQSSSKQGQVPPGEVTLEQGVKDSDIDAAKVAAMKAAELVNRNLIGTGYMTTDQKKKLLWGSKKSTNDTEKSSAHNWDTSTFGDRERQEKFNKLMGVKGDAKGELKPDIHDAEKQKELQIDLEKQYTAGLRRRDGRTVGLGL from the exons ATGGACTCGGATGGGCACAATTCAGCCCGGGAGAAGGTTGGTGCTGCCGGTGCTTTTCGCAGGCCGTCCAACGATGCCGCTAATCGGAAATATCGACGTCGGTCTCCAGTTGGCGAATCATCCTCGGACG GTAGTCCTGCCCGTGAGAGGAGCTTGAGTCCAGTTCCACCAACGGAAGCTTGTGAAAAAAATGATGATTCTCAGCGAAGGAAGGATGATGAAAGGGATTTAGGGAGAGACTCTGGTAGGACTCAACATGGCAGAAGTGGTGAGTCGCACAGACATTCTGATCGACAATCCTCTAGGAGTACTCATAGTCACCGCAGGCATGATGAGTATACAAGACATAGCAGGAATGAAGATAATGATGAAAGAGAGAATTTAAAATCATATTCTCATCATCATCGGAACTCAAGAGGAAGAGACTATTCTGATCACTCTAGGCAAGAAAATGACCATAGGTCGAGAGACTATCCACGTGATGTTGATAAATACTCCCGAGATAAGTATGGTTCTTCAGGGCACAGAAGCAGGGATAAGGAAAAGGAAAGCTCATCTCTTGAGTGTCAAAAGTACAAAGAAAAAGATTCATCATCTGATAGAATTGGGTCTGATAATAGGTATACTAACTATGGCATTGAAGATGGTAGGTCTGGAGAAAGGGATAAGCATAAGGAATATAGAGATAGCCGAGATGAGAAGACAGACCATAAGAGGAATTTAGGAGAGTATAAAAGTGATCACTCACATGCTTACAAAGAATCCAGGGGCCACCGCAATGAGTCAACTTTAAAAAAGGATGGCTCTGGCCATCGTCTAAAAGAAGCTGCTCTGCCTGATTATATGGAGTTGGGTGGTGGAAAGTACACCAAAGAGGATAAAAAGAAATATGATGATGGGGAAAGGTTCAAGGAGCGGCAAAGTCGAGAAAAAGAGAAGTATGAGGACAGAAACTTATCTTCAAGTAGATGTCAGGAGTCTTCTGCAAAGAGGTCCAAATTTTATAGCATTGATGATGGCAGCACAGAGCATGTAAAAGAtg ACGAAAAGCAGTCGTCTTCAAAACAAGGCCAAGTGCCTCCTGGTGAAGTCACTTTGGAGCAGGGTGTGAAAGACTCTGATATAGATGCTGCAAAAGTTGCTGCCATGAAGGCCGCTGAATTAG TTAATAGGAATCTTATTGGAACTGGTTACATGACTACTGATCAGAAGAAGAAGCTGTTGTGGGGAAGTAAAAAGAGCACAAATGATACTGAAAAG tcatcaGCTCATAACTGGGATACATCAACATTTGGTGACCGTGAACGACAGgaaaaattcaacaaactcATG GGTGTGAAGGGTGATGCCAAGGGGGAGCTGAAACCGGACATCCATGATGCAGAGAAGCAAAAAGAGCTTCAGATAGACTTGGAGAAGCAGTACACTGCTGGGCTCCGTCGAAGAGATGGCCGCACAGTTGGACTAGGACTCTAA
- the LOC116007682 gene encoding putative uncharacterized protein DDB_G0281733 isoform X7, with amino-acid sequence MDSDGHNSAREKVGAAGAFRRPSNDAANRKYRRRSPVGESSSDGSPARERSLSPVPPTEACEKNDDSQRRKDDERDLGRDSGRTQHGRSGESHRHSDRQSSRSTHSHRRHDEYTRHSRNEDNDERENLKSYSHHHRNSRGRDYSDHSRQENDHRSRDYPRDVDKYSRDKYGSSGHRSRDKEKESSSLECQKYKEKDSSSDRIGSDNRYTNYGIEDGRSGERDKHKEYRDSRDEKTDHKRNLGEYKSDHSHAYKESRGHRNESTLKKDGSGHRLKEAALPDYMELGGGKYTKEDKKKYDDGERFKERQSREKEKYEDRNLSSSRCQESSAKRSKFYSIDDGSTEHVKDDEKQSSSKQGQVPPGEVTLEQGVKDSDIDAAKVAAMKAAELVNRNLIGTGYMTTDQKKKLLWGSKKSTNDTEKVTIVPSSCFLLSSRSSIFILEGIGCTSHTWTP; translated from the exons ATGGACTCGGATGGGCACAATTCAGCCCGGGAGAAGGTTGGTGCTGCCGGTGCTTTTCGCAGGCCGTCCAACGATGCCGCTAATCGGAAATATCGACGTCGGTCTCCAGTTGGCGAATCATCCTCGGACG GTAGTCCTGCCCGTGAGAGGAGCTTGAGTCCAGTTCCACCAACGGAAGCTTGTGAAAAAAATGATGATTCTCAGCGAAGGAAGGATGATGAAAGGGATTTAGGGAGAGACTCTGGTAGGACTCAACATGGCAGAAGTGGTGAGTCGCACAGACATTCTGATCGACAATCCTCTAGGAGTACTCATAGTCACCGCAGGCATGATGAGTATACAAGACATAGCAGGAATGAAGATAATGATGAAAGAGAGAATTTAAAATCATATTCTCATCATCATCGGAACTCAAGAGGAAGAGACTATTCTGATCACTCTAGGCAAGAAAATGACCATAGGTCGAGAGACTATCCACGTGATGTTGATAAATACTCCCGAGATAAGTATGGTTCTTCAGGGCACAGAAGCAGGGATAAGGAAAAGGAAAGCTCATCTCTTGAGTGTCAAAAGTACAAAGAAAAAGATTCATCATCTGATAGAATTGGGTCTGATAATAGGTATACTAACTATGGCATTGAAGATGGTAGGTCTGGAGAAAGGGATAAGCATAAGGAATATAGAGATAGCCGAGATGAGAAGACAGACCATAAGAGGAATTTAGGAGAGTATAAAAGTGATCACTCACATGCTTACAAAGAATCCAGGGGCCACCGCAATGAGTCAACTTTAAAAAAGGATGGCTCTGGCCATCGTCTAAAAGAAGCTGCTCTGCCTGATTATATGGAGTTGGGTGGTGGAAAGTACACCAAAGAGGATAAAAAGAAATATGATGATGGGGAAAGGTTCAAGGAGCGGCAAAGTCGAGAAAAAGAGAAGTATGAGGACAGAAACTTATCTTCAAGTAGATGTCAGGAGTCTTCTGCAAAGAGGTCCAAATTTTATAGCATTGATGATGGCAGCACAGAGCATGTAAAAGAtg ACGAAAAGCAGTCGTCTTCAAAACAAGGCCAAGTGCCTCCTGGTGAAGTCACTTTGGAGCAGGGTGTGAAAGACTCTGATATAGATGCTGCAAAAGTTGCTGCCATGAAGGCCGCTGAATTAG TTAATAGGAATCTTATTGGAACTGGTTACATGACTACTGATCAGAAGAAGAAGCTGTTGTGGGGAAGTAAAAAGAGCACAAATGATACTGAAAAG GTAACTATAGTTCCATCATCCTGTTTCCTTCTGTCTTCAAGATCCAGCATATTCATATTAGAGGGGATAGGTTGCACATCACATACATGGACACCTTAA
- the LOC116007682 gene encoding pre-mRNA-processing ATP-dependent RNA helicase prp5-like isoform X2, with protein MDSDGHNSAREKVGAAGAFRRPSNDAANRKYRRRSPVGESSSDGSPARERSLSPVPPTEACEKNDDSQRRKDDERDLGRDSGRTQHGRSGESHRHSDRQSSRSTHSHRRHDEYTRHSRNEDNDERENLKSYSHHHRNSRGRDYSDHSRQENDHRSRDYPRDVDKYSRDKYGSSGHRSRDKEKESSSLECQKYKEKDSSSDRIGSDNRYTNYGIEDGRSGERDKHKEYRDSRDEKTDHKRNLGEYKSDHSHAYKESRGHRNESTLKKDGSGHRLKEAALPDYMELGGGKYTKEDKKKYDDGERFKERQSREKEKYEDRNLSSSRCQESSAKRSKFYSIDDGSTEHVKDDEKQSSSKQGQVPPGEVTLEQGVKDSDIDAAKVAAMKAAELVNRNLIGTGYMTTDQKKKLLWGSKKSTNDTEKSSAHNWDTSTFGDRERQEKFNKLMVISLCFCSTLYIGQLNIILLGAGCSLFSYQSIILIFYIFIHTNTLLESEVALVHMANCRV; from the exons ATGGACTCGGATGGGCACAATTCAGCCCGGGAGAAGGTTGGTGCTGCCGGTGCTTTTCGCAGGCCGTCCAACGATGCCGCTAATCGGAAATATCGACGTCGGTCTCCAGTTGGCGAATCATCCTCGGACG GTAGTCCTGCCCGTGAGAGGAGCTTGAGTCCAGTTCCACCAACGGAAGCTTGTGAAAAAAATGATGATTCTCAGCGAAGGAAGGATGATGAAAGGGATTTAGGGAGAGACTCTGGTAGGACTCAACATGGCAGAAGTGGTGAGTCGCACAGACATTCTGATCGACAATCCTCTAGGAGTACTCATAGTCACCGCAGGCATGATGAGTATACAAGACATAGCAGGAATGAAGATAATGATGAAAGAGAGAATTTAAAATCATATTCTCATCATCATCGGAACTCAAGAGGAAGAGACTATTCTGATCACTCTAGGCAAGAAAATGACCATAGGTCGAGAGACTATCCACGTGATGTTGATAAATACTCCCGAGATAAGTATGGTTCTTCAGGGCACAGAAGCAGGGATAAGGAAAAGGAAAGCTCATCTCTTGAGTGTCAAAAGTACAAAGAAAAAGATTCATCATCTGATAGAATTGGGTCTGATAATAGGTATACTAACTATGGCATTGAAGATGGTAGGTCTGGAGAAAGGGATAAGCATAAGGAATATAGAGATAGCCGAGATGAGAAGACAGACCATAAGAGGAATTTAGGAGAGTATAAAAGTGATCACTCACATGCTTACAAAGAATCCAGGGGCCACCGCAATGAGTCAACTTTAAAAAAGGATGGCTCTGGCCATCGTCTAAAAGAAGCTGCTCTGCCTGATTATATGGAGTTGGGTGGTGGAAAGTACACCAAAGAGGATAAAAAGAAATATGATGATGGGGAAAGGTTCAAGGAGCGGCAAAGTCGAGAAAAAGAGAAGTATGAGGACAGAAACTTATCTTCAAGTAGATGTCAGGAGTCTTCTGCAAAGAGGTCCAAATTTTATAGCATTGATGATGGCAGCACAGAGCATGTAAAAGAtg ACGAAAAGCAGTCGTCTTCAAAACAAGGCCAAGTGCCTCCTGGTGAAGTCACTTTGGAGCAGGGTGTGAAAGACTCTGATATAGATGCTGCAAAAGTTGCTGCCATGAAGGCCGCTGAATTAG TTAATAGGAATCTTATTGGAACTGGTTACATGACTACTGATCAGAAGAAGAAGCTGTTGTGGGGAAGTAAAAAGAGCACAAATGATACTGAAAAG tcatcaGCTCATAACTGGGATACATCAACATTTGGTGACCGTGAACGACAGgaaaaattcaacaaactcATGGTAATTTCCCTATGTTTTTGTTCTACACTTTACATTGGTCAGCTAAACATAATTCTTCTCGGTGCTGGCTGCTCCTTATTTAGCTATCAATCTATCATCttgatcttttatattttcatacatACTAACACACTTTTAGAGTCTGAGGTTGCCTTGGTACATATGGCCAATTGTAGGGTGTGA